One stretch of Bacteroidota bacterium DNA includes these proteins:
- a CDS encoding CusA/CzcA family heavy metal efflux RND transporter — MIERIIDWSAKNRFIVILIYVLITGFGIYAVIKLPVDAIPDLSENQVIVFTEWMGRSPEIVEQQVTYPISSALQGLPEVKAVRATSMFGMSFVFVIFNDNTDLYFARNRVIEKLSLVRAQLPQNVTPVLGPDGTGVGHVFWYTVEGKNYDLASLRSIQDWYLRFKLVSVEGVAEIASIGGFVKQYQVDVNPNKLRAYNVTIGEVASAIQRNNNEVGGKLLEISNAEYFVRGQGYITSTEDVENVLVKQGPNGIPILVKNVATVQLGGDIRRGLLDKDGEGEVVGGIVVMRTGANAREVIDRVKQRIEEIKPGLPPGVEVVPSYDRSTLIEAAIGTLDRALIEASITVAIVVSIFLLHFRSIVRILIELPVSILLAFILMYLFGITSNIMSLGGIVLAIGVIVDSSVVLVENAYRNIANALAKKGHLTNDEYRDISIMSAKQVGRAIFFSELIILVGFLPVFLLTGQEGKMFHPLAYTKSFVMIASAAVVITLIPVLMTMLMRGNFKPETGNPVTRFFIKIYEPVIHWVLKFRKTTIAINIFALLITVPMLLSIGSEFMPPLDEGSLLYMPVTLPNASVTEVARILSLQDKIIRSVPEVHHVLGKAGRAETATDNAPISMIETIIILKPKEEWRPGITKKDIVQELDAKLQIPGTRNGWTQPIINRINMLSTGVRTDIGFKIFGDRLDTLEHYAIKAEQILKDVPGAADIVAERIGNGYYVDIAPKKEMLSRYGLNIGDLQDIVEVAIGGQNLGVVLEGRMRFPIRLRFEREYRDNIEELNRLLIPVRASVASASMSSPAGMGQSAPSSGSGGMTSMGSTQSSQSQQAPIQQSSFASSSLMSQSNSNELTYVPLSELADVNIVTGPPMISSENGQLRAIVYMNVRGRDMGNTMEDAKKAISQNLKLPAGYSYTWSGQYEHKVRAQQTLTYIMPVVFLIIFVLLYFTFKDYVESLVVMLSVPFALIGGVYMIYILGYNLSVAVWVGFIALYGIAVETGVVMVVYLHEALDKRLKAHQRGERGEITIKDIYDATVEGAVLRLRPKLMTVACSMVGLIPIMWSTGAGADVMKPLTAPMIGGLFTSAVHVLVVTPVLFVMMKERALRKGTLEVSKMADFIKEGE, encoded by the coding sequence ATGATCGAAAGAATTATTGATTGGAGTGCCAAGAACCGCTTCATCGTTATTTTAATCTACGTTCTTATTACCGGATTCGGCATCTATGCAGTAATCAAACTGCCGGTTGATGCTATTCCTGATCTGTCCGAAAACCAAGTGATCGTCTTTACTGAATGGATGGGACGTTCACCGGAAATCGTTGAACAGCAAGTTACCTACCCTATCTCATCTGCCCTACAAGGATTACCCGAGGTAAAAGCAGTCCGAGCTACATCGATGTTCGGTATGTCATTTGTCTTCGTGATTTTCAATGATAACACCGATCTGTATTTTGCACGCAACCGCGTTATCGAAAAACTCTCCCTTGTTCGCGCTCAACTCCCTCAAAATGTTACTCCGGTTCTTGGACCTGATGGGACAGGGGTTGGTCATGTCTTTTGGTATACAGTTGAAGGAAAGAACTATGATCTCGCTTCGTTGCGTTCTATTCAAGACTGGTATCTGAGATTTAAACTTGTTTCTGTAGAAGGGGTTGCAGAAATAGCCAGCATTGGTGGATTCGTAAAACAATATCAAGTTGATGTGAATCCCAATAAACTGAGAGCTTACAATGTCACGATAGGAGAAGTTGCCAGTGCTATCCAACGGAACAATAATGAAGTTGGTGGCAAATTACTTGAAATCAGCAATGCTGAATATTTTGTAAGAGGTCAGGGTTACATCACTTCAACAGAGGATGTTGAGAATGTCTTAGTTAAACAAGGTCCGAATGGTATTCCAATTCTTGTGAAGAATGTCGCTACAGTGCAGCTTGGCGGAGATATTCGCCGTGGACTATTAGATAAAGATGGTGAAGGCGAAGTCGTCGGCGGTATTGTTGTGATGAGAACCGGTGCAAACGCCCGTGAAGTCATCGATAGAGTGAAACAACGGATAGAAGAAATTAAACCGGGACTTCCCCCTGGAGTTGAAGTTGTCCCATCGTATGACCGGTCAACACTCATTGAAGCGGCAATCGGAACATTGGATCGCGCACTCATTGAAGCCAGTATTACTGTTGCAATTGTCGTTTCGATCTTCCTGCTCCATTTCCGATCAATCGTCAGGATATTAATTGAACTGCCTGTTTCGATCCTGCTCGCCTTTATTTTAATGTATCTCTTCGGCATCACATCTAACATCATGTCACTTGGCGGGATCGTCCTTGCGATTGGAGTTATCGTAGATTCCTCGGTGGTGCTGGTTGAGAACGCCTACAGGAACATTGCTAATGCTTTGGCGAAAAAAGGACACCTTACCAACGACGAGTATCGTGATATTTCTATCATGTCCGCAAAACAAGTCGGCAGAGCAATTTTCTTTTCAGAACTGATCATCTTGGTTGGATTTCTTCCCGTCTTCTTACTCACAGGACAAGAAGGAAAAATGTTCCATCCGCTTGCCTACACAAAATCTTTTGTGATGATCGCTTCAGCGGCAGTCGTAATCACACTGATCCCAGTGCTGATGACAATGCTGATGCGCGGTAATTTCAAACCGGAAACAGGCAATCCCGTTACTCGGTTCTTCATTAAGATCTATGAACCTGTCATTCATTGGGTGTTGAAATTTCGAAAGACAACGATTGCAATTAACATCTTCGCGCTACTGATCACTGTTCCAATGCTTCTCTCTATTGGGTCTGAGTTTATGCCTCCACTGGACGAGGGATCATTGCTCTATATGCCGGTGACACTCCCCAACGCTTCTGTTACTGAAGTGGCCCGTATTTTGTCTTTACAGGATAAGATAATTCGAAGTGTTCCAGAAGTGCATCATGTTCTCGGTAAAGCCGGACGTGCTGAAACAGCAACGGATAATGCTCCCATCAGTATGATCGAAACGATTATTATTCTCAAGCCAAAGGAAGAATGGCGACCCGGCATCACCAAAAAGGATATCGTTCAAGAGTTGGATGCAAAACTACAGATTCCCGGCACTCGCAACGGCTGGACGCAGCCAATCATTAATCGCATTAATATGCTTTCGACAGGTGTTAGAACAGATATCGGGTTTAAGATCTTTGGGGACAGACTTGATACACTTGAGCACTATGCGATCAAAGCAGAACAGATATTAAAAGATGTTCCCGGAGCGGCGGATATTGTTGCTGAACGTATAGGCAACGGATACTATGTTGATATCGCACCTAAAAAGGAGATGCTCTCACGCTATGGTTTGAATATCGGCGATCTTCAAGATATCGTTGAAGTTGCTATCGGCGGTCAAAACCTTGGCGTAGTGCTTGAAGGAAGAATGCGTTTCCCAATACGCTTGAGATTTGAACGTGAGTATCGGGATAACATCGAAGAGTTGAATCGCCTGCTCATTCCAGTTCGGGCAAGCGTTGCATCTGCATCAATGTCATCTCCTGCGGGAATGGGTCAAAGCGCCCCTTCTTCCGGATCAGGTGGAATGACATCAATGGGTTCAACACAATCTTCACAGTCTCAGCAGGCTCCGATTCAGCAATCATCATTTGCTTCATCTTCCCTGATGAGCCAATCTAATTCTAACGAACTGACATATGTTCCTCTTTCTGAATTAGCTGATGTCAATATTGTTACCGGACCGCCAATGATCAGCAGCGAGAATGGTCAACTTCGAGCCATTGTCTACATGAATGTTCGTGGCAGAGATATGGGTAATACAATGGAAGATGCGAAGAAAGCAATCAGTCAAAATCTAAAACTTCCGGCTGGATATTCTTATACATGGAGCGGTCAATACGAACATAAGGTTCGTGCGCAGCAGACGCTGACATACATTATGCCGGTTGTTTTCCTCATCATTTTTGTTCTCCTCTATTTTACATTCAAGGATTATGTGGAGTCGCTCGTCGTGATGCTTTCTGTTCCATTCGCACTGATTGGCGGCGTCTATATGATCTACATTCTCGGATATAATCTCTCCGTAGCGGTGTGGGTCGGATTCATTGCTCTGTATGGCATTGCAGTAGAGACAGGTGTTGTAATGGTCGTTTATTTACACGAAGCACTTGATAAACGATTAAAAGCACATCAGCGCGGTGAACGGGGTGAGATAACAATAAAGGACATTTACGATGCAACTGTTGAAGGAGCAGTGTTACGATTGCGTCCGAAACTCATGACGGTTGCCTGTAGTATGGTTGGACTTATTCCAATCATGTGGTCAACCGGCGCGGGGGCAGATGTTATGAAACCACTAACAGCGCCAATGATCGGTGGTTTATTCACATCGGCAGTTCATGTTCTGGTTGTCACACCTGTTCTATTTGTAATGATGAAAGAACGAGCATTGAGAAAAGGAACGTTGGAAGTATCAAAGATGGCAGACTTTATTAAGGAAGGAGAATAA
- a CDS encoding TolC family protein: MTNKSLQWVFSFLFAAALVQAQSVDSLIREGLKNNPQLKSYEYQIQATGFRANASQALPAPTVGLEFSQIPTNSFNVLNDAISNNLSVSQMFMLGGKLSVMSEVEKKKGKVLEQNQGSLGVQLRAKIKMNYYQLWLVDRQIEVQQRTISLLDELARFMLPHVQTNRMRQADLLTIQAEVSSEQTKLIEKRSKRIDIQNTLHSLLGRDDFSSAIKTDSILTTSSMIVSEFQLAEKVKQVNPSLIAMDRMKDMNESMIVSADKDLIPDLMVQAMVMRMPNGMILTGGSRSAYAIQQSAMGMPMQETDWMYSIMASITLPFAPWSAERSTSKADEMRATNSSIDAEKNAMQREMLSSLRSAINRYTTADTLSKQYMTSIIPLTREAAEAQTIAYQTGQVPISTVLDSRRMELMKQDDYLMTLVDRQMAFTEIEMMVGAPLQ, encoded by the coding sequence ATGACAAACAAATCTCTTCAATGGGTATTCTCTTTTCTCTTTGCGGCGGCACTTGTTCAGGCTCAATCGGTTGATTCGTTGATCCGAGAAGGATTGAAGAATAATCCTCAGTTAAAATCATATGAATATCAAATCCAAGCAACGGGCTTTCGGGCTAATGCTTCACAAGCTTTGCCGGCACCAACGGTTGGATTGGAATTCAGTCAGATACCGACCAATAGTTTTAATGTTTTGAATGACGCTATATCGAACAATCTTTCGGTATCGCAAATGTTTATGCTTGGCGGTAAACTTTCTGTAATGTCTGAAGTAGAGAAGAAAAAAGGGAAAGTGCTTGAACAGAACCAAGGATCTCTCGGCGTTCAACTACGGGCTAAGATCAAGATGAATTATTATCAACTGTGGTTAGTTGACCGTCAGATAGAGGTGCAACAACGGACAATATCGTTGCTTGATGAACTTGCACGGTTCATGCTGCCCCACGTTCAAACCAATAGAATGAGACAGGCAGACTTATTGACTATTCAAGCCGAGGTTTCATCGGAACAAACCAAACTTATAGAAAAGCGTTCAAAGCGAATCGATATTCAAAATACACTCCATTCGTTATTGGGCAGGGATGATTTTTCATCTGCCATCAAAACCGATAGCATTCTTACAACAAGTTCTATGATTGTTTCAGAGTTTCAATTGGCTGAAAAAGTAAAACAAGTCAATCCATCGCTTATCGCAATGGATAGAATGAAGGATATGAATGAATCAATGATTGTTTCTGCTGATAAAGACCTAATCCCCGATCTGATGGTGCAGGCAATGGTAATGCGTATGCCAAATGGCATGATTTTAACGGGCGGTTCACGTTCCGCATATGCCATTCAACAAAGCGCCATGGGAATGCCGATGCAAGAAACCGATTGGATGTATAGCATTATGGCCTCAATTACTTTGCCGTTTGCTCCGTGGTCAGCAGAACGATCAACAAGCAAAGCTGACGAAATGCGCGCTACGAACTCAAGTATAGATGCAGAGAAGAATGCTATGCAGCGGGAAATGCTCTCCTCTCTCCGTTCAGCGATCAACAGATATACCACGGCAGACACACTTTCAAAACAATATATGACATCAATTATCCCGCTGACTCGTGAAGCAGCAGAAGCGCAAACAATTGCTTATCAGACCGGTCAGGTTCCAATTTCAACAGTATTGGATTCACGAAGAATGGAATTAATGAAGCAAGACGACTATCTGATGACGTTGGTAGATCGGCAAATGGCATTCACTGAAATAGAAATGATGGTCGGTGCACCATTACAATAA
- a CDS encoding efflux RND transporter periplasmic adaptor subunit, which produces MKSLIITLSIVLAIIVSSCGKSSSSHQGHTDSTSTELAADYYTCPMHPQVHLDKPGVCPICGMDLVKASNSRKMEASSDEPMIPLNDRDQVLANVSTVIVKYEPIEHTVRSYGTLEIPEPNKTIISARFNGRIEKLYVNAVGSKVKKGQPLFDVYSPDIVQAENEYRQALTSSSQTKDNFLTYAKSKLQLLGLTEEQIRSLETIENVPLVITYHSPASGIIIDKKIVEGIYVTEGTSLYDVSDISTLWNIADVYETDASHIRVGERATLAIASYPDQTFPAIVSLIYPVVNPQSRTVKVRLTVNNAGNKLKPNMYTETVFQRKKDKSLTVPVSAVLITGKRNLVYIKAEHENHFEAREIGIGTRFNGKYEVTWGLVEGEEVVSEGGYLIDSESQLKTGGGSGHQHGDAATTTSKTEETPKEHNH; this is translated from the coding sequence ATGAAATCACTCATCATCACACTCTCAATTGTCCTCGCTATCATTGTTTCATCGTGCGGGAAGTCTTCGTCTTCTCATCAAGGACACACGGATTCAACATCAACAGAACTAGCGGCAGATTATTATACGTGTCCTATGCATCCCCAAGTTCATTTGGATAAACCTGGTGTCTGCCCTATCTGTGGAATGGATCTTGTAAAAGCCAGCAACAGCCGGAAAATGGAAGCTTCTTCGGATGAACCGATGATTCCATTGAATGACCGAGATCAGGTTCTGGCAAACGTATCCACAGTTATCGTCAAATATGAGCCAATTGAACACACGGTCCGTTCATACGGAACACTTGAGATACCTGAGCCGAATAAAACAATCATCAGCGCTCGTTTCAATGGACGTATTGAAAAATTGTATGTCAATGCTGTTGGGTCAAAAGTCAAAAAAGGTCAACCGCTATTCGATGTCTATAGTCCTGATATCGTGCAGGCTGAAAATGAATATCGCCAAGCTCTTACGAGCTCTTCTCAGACAAAGGACAATTTCTTAACCTATGCTAAATCAAAATTGCAATTGCTCGGTTTAACAGAAGAGCAAATTCGTAGTCTTGAAACAATAGAAAATGTCCCGTTGGTGATTACGTATCACTCCCCCGCATCGGGTATTATCATCGACAAAAAGATAGTTGAAGGAATATACGTTACAGAAGGAACATCACTCTATGATGTATCTGATATTTCTACACTTTGGAATATTGCCGACGTTTATGAAACAGATGCATCTCATATTCGGGTTGGTGAACGCGCTACGCTGGCTATCGCAAGTTATCCTGATCAAACGTTTCCTGCAATCGTATCACTGATATATCCTGTCGTCAATCCACAATCCAGAACCGTAAAGGTTCGATTAACAGTGAACAATGCAGGTAATAAACTAAAGCCGAATATGTATACCGAAACAGTGTTTCAGAGAAAGAAAGACAAATCTCTCACCGTGCCCGTCAGTGCAGTTCTCATTACAGGGAAACGTAATCTTGTCTACATCAAAGCGGAACACGAGAATCACTTTGAGGCGAGAGAGATCGGAATTGGAACCAGGTTTAACGGCAAATACGAAGTTACATGGGGACTTGTAGAAGGTGAAGAAGTCGTCAGCGAAGGTGGATATCTCATTGATTCGGAAAGTCAATTAAAGACTGGAGGCGGGTCGGGACATCAACATGGAGACGCTGCAACAACTACTTCCAAGACAGAAGAAACGCCAAAAGAACACAACCATTAA
- a CDS encoding heavy metal-binding domain-containing protein — protein sequence MKYTYMFAVLVVFALIVVNTNAITAQDKKDKSCAGGCCGGKKMAMADPTGGSMQDHSSHKHDAKKADSSAPSIKTKEIIYACPMHPEVTSNKPGSCPKCKMDLVEVKKDGKKSMMKQKMEAMKDGKYNCCIEEPCDECIKAHGTCDCKKAVKNDKPVCNECYEGWQKGQGAVSGKDAKDIKKGHKH from the coding sequence ATGAAATACACTTATATGTTCGCAGTGTTGGTAGTATTCGCACTGATTGTGGTAAACACAAATGCTATAACTGCTCAAGATAAAAAGGATAAATCATGTGCCGGAGGGTGCTGTGGAGGGAAAAAAATGGCGATGGCAGACCCCACAGGGGGAAGTATGCAGGACCATAGCAGCCACAAGCATGATGCAAAAAAAGCAGATTCCAGTGCACCTTCCATAAAGACTAAAGAAATCATTTACGCGTGCCCCATGCACCCAGAAGTCACATCCAACAAACCGGGCTCATGCCCAAAATGCAAAATGGATCTTGTTGAAGTAAAGAAGGATGGAAAGAAGTCAATGATGAAACAAAAAATGGAAGCAATGAAAGATGGTAAATACAATTGCTGCATCGAAGAGCCATGTGATGAATGCATAAAAGCACACGGAACATGTGATTGCAAAAAAGCAGTCAAAAATGATAAGCCGGTATGCAATGAGTGCTATGAAGGTTGGCAAAAAGGCCAGGGAGCCGTTTCCGGCAAAGATGCGAAAGATATTAAAAAAGGACACAAACATTAA
- a CDS encoding Ig-like domain-containing protein encodes MKYLVFVIISLSIIGCASDEMNTAINPVVDNITVSPSDNQTSVSTSSPITLTFAKAVDKSVVEKNFRLMNERSYLDSLCPVSSTMNHGQMSMSMMDSMKMNHLDSIHALSGNFYWSSDGKSCTFKPDSTLYPGMQHMIHLRDGMVRMMESSMGSMGMMGRNGMGSGMGMTFHFTTVSTTLGGGHDSHHP; translated from the coding sequence ATGAAATATCTCGTATTCGTCATCATTTCTTTGTCTATCATCGGTTGTGCCAGTGACGAAATGAACACTGCCATTAATCCAGTCGTCGACAATATCACCGTCAGTCCATCAGACAATCAAACAAGTGTATCTACTTCTTCTCCGATCACGTTGACCTTTGCTAAGGCCGTAGATAAAAGTGTCGTAGAGAAGAATTTCCGATTAATGAATGAACGCTCCTACCTCGATTCTCTCTGTCCTGTATCTTCAACAATGAACCATGGCCAAATGTCTATGTCGATGATGGACAGTATGAAGATGAATCATCTCGACAGCATCCATGCACTATCGGGTAATTTTTATTGGAGTTCTGATGGAAAGAGCTGCACCTTCAAACCCGATTCAACCCTTTATCCCGGTATGCAGCATATGATCCATTTGCGTGATGGGATGGTAAGAATGATGGAATCTTCAATGGGTTCCATGGGAATGATGGGTCGGAATGGAATGGGTTCTGGAATGGGAATGACATTTCATTTTACTACCGTAAGCACCACGTTGGGCGGCGGACATGATTCACATCATCCATAA
- a CDS encoding DsrE family protein yields MKIGILIETNEPEKAWNGVRFANTALKKGHEVKIFLMSAGVEIESIVHEKYNAKKQIDEFVENKGVVLACGTCIKSRNQDSTDVCPISTMVDCLEMVEWADKIITF; encoded by the coding sequence ATGAAAATCGGAATTCTTATCGAAACAAATGAGCCTGAAAAAGCTTGGAATGGTGTGCGCTTTGCAAACACCGCATTAAAGAAGGGACATGAAGTAAAGATATTTCTCATGAGCGCCGGTGTAGAAATTGAAAGTATTGTCCATGAAAAATATAATGCAAAGAAACAGATCGATGAATTTGTTGAAAACAAAGGAGTCGTGTTGGCGTGCGGAACGTGCATCAAATCCCGGAACCAGGATAGTACTGACGTCTGTCCGATTTCAACAATGGTTGATTGTTTAGAAATGGTAGAGTGGGCTGATAAGATTATTACATTTTAA
- a CDS encoding nucleoside phosphorylase — MYNILENKYYHEPSVFTPDNLLREARRQKSIENCSIPHVCILDPDGDLVEYLVRTGQAELNKCWACYHTKLYNFIYQEREYGIVGSVVGSAFAVLVAEELFASGCQLLISITSAGIIISPDNNTRFVLIDKTIRDEGTSYHYLPPDEDASINHTLLKDLLSSFNGLPLSVIHGLSWTTDAPFRETASAIQYAKNHNVTCVEMEAAALYAFSKAKHKKVICFAHLTNTMAQSEGDFEKGEEMGSIDTLTLIDYTTKILTTEK; from the coding sequence ATGTACAACATATTAGAGAACAAATACTATCACGAGCCATCGGTATTCACCCCGGATAATTTACTTCGCGAAGCACGAAGACAAAAATCAATCGAGAACTGTAGCATACCCCATGTTTGCATTCTTGACCCAGATGGTGATTTGGTTGAATATCTGGTCCGAACCGGTCAAGCGGAGTTAAATAAATGTTGGGCATGTTATCATACAAAACTATACAATTTCATCTATCAAGAACGTGAGTATGGTATTGTTGGTAGTGTCGTTGGTTCAGCTTTTGCCGTATTGGTCGCTGAAGAATTGTTCGCATCGGGTTGTCAACTATTAATTAGTATTACCTCTGCTGGTATTATTATTTCCCCTGACAATAATACTCGATTCGTTCTGATCGATAAAACAATTAGGGATGAAGGGACAAGTTACCATTATTTACCGCCAGACGAAGATGCTTCGATCAATCACACATTGTTAAAGGATTTGCTCAGCTCCTTCAATGGATTACCGTTATCAGTTATTCACGGCTTAAGTTGGACAACCGATGCACCATTTAGAGAGACAGCATCGGCGATTCAATATGCAAAAAATCATAATGTCACATGTGTTGAAATGGAAGCCGCTGCCCTTTATGCGTTTTCTAAAGCGAAACACAAAAAGGTGATCTGCTTTGCGCATCTCACCAACACAATGGCGCAAAGTGAAGGCGATTTTGAAAAGGGGGAAGAAATGGGAAGTATCGATACACTGACACTCATTGATTATACGACAAAAATTTTGACAACGGAGAAATAA
- a CDS encoding FAD/NAD(P)-binding oxidoreductase: MKGKTIVILGGGVGGMIVSNTLRTALPRSHRIILIEKNEHHAFAPSFLWVMTGDRTTEAVAKPLRQLIRDGIEIVYDEVTNIDVLHKSVSLSTQKLSYDYLVVALGAELAPELIPGLSGNAFSYYSLSDATSLRTALHDFAGGTINIVVCSMPYKCPGAPHEGAMLMAEYFRSRGMHEKVNIHLYTPEPQPMPVAGPQLGDAVKQMLTSKRISFHPLHKIVSVDPHHRTITFEGKDPESYDMLVAIPPHRAPKVVRESALANDAGWIPIDRSTLKTQAENVYAIGDVTTMSIPGRWKPDVPMMLPKAGVFAHDQAEIVAHRIIDEINGISPTAIFCGTGYCMLEAGEGMAGFAYGDFLNDPHPTLQLRNIGRAWHWGKILFEQWWLSPFGLKKSMYGLLLKLGAKMLRIPVKI; the protein is encoded by the coding sequence ATGAAAGGGAAAACAATTGTCATCCTTGGCGGCGGTGTTGGCGGGATGATCGTTTCCAATACACTTCGCACGGCATTGCCTCGATCACATCGAATAATTCTCATCGAGAAAAATGAACATCATGCTTTCGCTCCCTCTTTTCTTTGGGTGATGACTGGCGACAGGACAACGGAAGCTGTTGCAAAACCGCTTCGACAATTAATTCGGGATGGAATTGAAATTGTTTATGACGAGGTGACAAACATCGATGTTTTGCACAAATCAGTTTCTCTATCAACCCAGAAATTGAGTTACGATTATCTTGTTGTTGCGCTTGGTGCAGAGCTTGCTCCGGAGCTAATTCCCGGATTGTCCGGAAATGCCTTTTCGTATTATTCACTCTCTGATGCAACGTCGCTTCGCACAGCATTACATGACTTTGCGGGAGGAACAATAAATATTGTCGTTTGTTCAATGCCGTATAAATGTCCGGGAGCGCCGCATGAAGGTGCAATGCTGATGGCGGAGTATTTCCGCAGCCGGGGGATGCATGAGAAAGTAAATATTCATCTCTACACTCCGGAACCTCAGCCGATGCCTGTTGCAGGCCCTCAATTAGGCGATGCCGTGAAGCAGATGCTTACATCCAAGAGAATATCATTTCATCCCCTCCATAAAATTGTATCAGTCGATCCGCACCATCGCACAATCACGTTCGAAGGGAAAGACCCTGAATCCTATGATATGCTTGTTGCCATTCCGCCCCACCGCGCTCCGAAGGTGGTTCGCGAATCCGCACTCGCCAATGATGCCGGATGGATCCCTATTGACCGTTCGACGCTGAAAACTCAAGCGGAAAATGTTTATGCCATTGGTGATGTTACAACGATGAGTATTCCGGGACGATGGAAACCGGATGTTCCGATGATGCTTCCCAAAGCTGGAGTATTTGCCCACGACCAGGCAGAAATTGTTGCACATCGTATCATTGATGAAATTAACGGAATTTCGCCAACTGCAATATTTTGTGGAACCGGATATTGCATGCTTGAAGCGGGCGAAGGAATGGCCGGATTTGCCTATGGCGATTTTTTGAATGACCCGCATCCAACACTTCAATTACGGAATATCGGCAGAGCATGGCATTGGGGAAAAATCTTATTTGAGCAATGGTGGCTTTCGCCGTTTGGTTTGAAGAAAAGCATGTATGGTTTGCTTCTAAAACTCGGCGCGAAAATGCTCAGAATTCCTGTCAAAATATAA
- a CDS encoding metalloregulator ArsR/SmtB family transcription factor codes for MNKEIFQLHAEVCKTLSHAKRLEILSILRNDELSVGDIVDTMEIPKANVSQHLAVLRKAGILDSRRDGLNIYYSISNHKVIKACDLMREVLVEHQAKKTKLMKGIIA; via the coding sequence ATGAACAAAGAAATCTTTCAACTTCATGCTGAAGTATGCAAAACCCTTTCCCACGCAAAACGTTTGGAAATACTCAGCATTCTCAGAAATGACGAATTAAGCGTTGGTGATATTGTCGATACTATGGAAATTCCGAAAGCGAATGTATCGCAACATCTTGCGGTTTTACGTAAAGCGGGCATTCTTGATTCTCGCAGGGATGGATTGAATATTTATTACAGCATTTCTAACCACAAAGTGATAAAAGCATGTGATTTAATGCGCGAGGTTCTTGTGGAGCATCAAGCAAAAAAGACAAAACTGATGAAAGGAATAATCGCATGA
- a CDS encoding efflux RND transporter permease subunit encodes MLSTKTTALVESFRFISMTISISAGTEVQRLLAIVVIGGLITSTLLTLFVLPMRYSIFENGKTHIE; translated from the coding sequence TTGCTCTCCACTAAAACGACAGCACTAGTCGAGTCGTTCAGATTTATTTCAATGACAATTTCAATATCAGCAGGAACGGAAGTTCAGCGTCTGCTTGCGATTGTTGTGATTGGTGGTTTAATCACATCGACTTTATTAACATTATTTGTTTTACCAATGAGATACAGTATTTTTGAAAATGGAAAAACTCACATTGAATAA